A window of the Coprobacter fastidiosus genome harbors these coding sequences:
- a CDS encoding AAA domain-containing protein, translated as MYIENKVSDSESKQYHFPDIYFQDITEIHNNKEFSVKRKYTGLYTVFINIIEEKTQNCRISFSGVFPRMTYICKNHDFSDTEIYHLNKFRIHCNRIRQNRDIPSYEDYLHDLKSLSDFIAKIYERPIPENLKECLPHATRSITSADYAPDINIRITVSSWDKDFITGYTEDDNSVFVKIDYHKYAQNNDLDYIADLLAENTQLYLLNTKIEKNGILCPEQIIYEPDYLLEISTIARCWKEYGDHPCNYLLEKISPARNTPAMLLGNLAGQFLDETINTQDLHENSYNNSIKRFFIKSALKIITCEESLKDFHHQAKEQMKNIRNFVEKIFPEIHNIERDKLILEPSFICKELGIQGRVDLLQDNYKILMEQKSGKRDIYTNGHKEEHYIQMLLYRLLLSYNFNIKSKDSEQYLLYSKYPDGLMLESSSDPNLMRKILRLRNRIVKYEMLYAEGAIKNILENLTPEELNINAKTNVLWKKFQLPHIRQILSIYQNASYLEKCYFARLFTFISKEHLLAKTGNSSKNRGFSGIWRCEVAEKESTGDILTGLDLVNKEESGIYGGYDTITFSVPSQEDDLLPNFRNGDIVLLYSYPEGDIPNACKAKILRGTIKNICYTEVTVRLQSPQKNTCIFPENQKWVIEHDFWESSYTSIYQALFAFLSADKKRKELLLNLCLPTKDSTKKLNGNYNTENVFLNDVILKAKQANDYFLLIGPPGTGKTSYALVAMVKEALSESSSILLSAYTNRAVDEICDKMDKHKIQYIRIGSELSCDERFRKNLLDEKIRLNPNADIVRKVIQETRVFVGTITSISGKLNLFGIKHFDLAIIDEASQILEPNLLGILCARHKNQTAIDKFIFIGDHKQLPAVVQQSERESIVSEPELIKIGMSDCRNSLFERLINIQKKNGSEDFIHMLFKQGRMHPEISSFSNEIFYEKKLKPIPLKHQLEILHCPSYDKSDGLQNLIASHRLAFIVSKGDKNPISDKTNKDEAIRISALLKTIYTINKNNFNPQTVGVIVPYRNQIALIRKEIKQLNIPALSDITIDTVERYQGSERDFIIYGFTVQKIYQLEFLTGNVFKDNGQTIDRKLNVVLTRARKQLFLIGNPQILSYNIIFQKLIKFIDNRQGVCDIPIEYFIQGKFSCSPADKTSVPDSRQKLNV; from the coding sequence ATGTACATAGAAAATAAAGTATCCGACTCTGAATCGAAACAGTATCATTTCCCCGATATTTATTTTCAAGATATAACGGAGATACATAATAATAAAGAATTTTCCGTTAAAAGGAAATATACCGGCTTATATACCGTCTTTATCAATATAATCGAAGAAAAGACGCAAAATTGTCGCATCAGCTTCTCCGGTGTATTTCCAAGAATGACCTATATTTGTAAAAATCATGATTTTTCGGATACAGAAATATATCATCTCAACAAATTCCGCATTCATTGTAACCGGATAAGACAAAATCGGGATATTCCTTCATACGAGGATTATTTACATGACCTGAAAAGCTTGTCCGATTTCATTGCAAAAATATACGAGAGACCGATTCCCGAAAACTTAAAAGAATGTCTTCCTCATGCAACCCGGTCAATCACATCTGCAGACTATGCACCCGATATTAATATAAGAATCACCGTTTCGTCTTGGGATAAAGATTTCATCACAGGCTACACCGAAGACGATAATTCGGTTTTCGTAAAAATAGATTATCACAAATATGCTCAAAATAACGATCTCGACTACATAGCCGATTTATTAGCCGAGAATACACAATTATATCTGTTGAACACGAAAATCGAGAAAAACGGAATTCTTTGTCCGGAACAAATCATTTACGAACCGGACTATCTACTCGAGATCTCTACAATAGCCCGTTGCTGGAAAGAATATGGTGATCATCCCTGCAATTATCTGCTGGAAAAAATATCACCTGCCCGAAACACCCCGGCTATGCTCTTAGGAAATCTGGCCGGACAATTTCTCGATGAAACCATCAATACACAAGATCTGCATGAGAACAGTTATAATAACTCGATCAAACGCTTCTTCATTAAGTCTGCACTAAAAATAATCACGTGCGAGGAAAGTCTGAAAGATTTTCATCATCAGGCAAAAGAACAGATGAAAAATATTCGGAATTTTGTTGAAAAAATTTTTCCCGAAATTCATAACATCGAACGGGACAAGCTCATTCTCGAACCGTCTTTTATCTGCAAAGAACTGGGTATTCAAGGACGTGTAGACCTTTTACAAGATAATTACAAAATTTTGATGGAACAAAAGTCGGGTAAAAGAGATATTTATACCAACGGGCATAAAGAAGAACATTATATCCAGATGTTACTATACCGTTTACTGCTCTCTTATAATTTCAACATCAAAAGTAAAGATTCGGAACAATATCTGTTATATTCGAAGTATCCCGACGGACTGATGCTCGAAAGTTCTTCCGACCCCAACCTCATGAGGAAAATTTTAAGACTAAGAAACCGTATAGTCAAATATGAAATGCTCTACGCAGAAGGTGCGATAAAAAATATTCTCGAAAATCTGACTCCGGAAGAGCTAAATATAAATGCAAAAACAAACGTGCTCTGGAAAAAATTCCAGCTTCCTCATATCCGGCAAATATTAAGTATATATCAAAACGCATCATATCTCGAAAAATGCTATTTTGCAAGACTTTTTACCTTTATCTCTAAAGAGCATCTTCTTGCAAAAACCGGGAATTCAAGCAAAAACAGAGGGTTCTCAGGAATATGGAGATGCGAAGTAGCAGAAAAGGAATCTACCGGGGATATTTTAACAGGACTTGATCTTGTAAATAAAGAAGAGTCAGGAATATACGGAGGGTATGATACGATTACATTTTCCGTCCCGTCACAAGAAGATGATTTACTGCCTAACTTCAGAAATGGCGATATAGTATTACTCTATTCATATCCGGAGGGAGATATCCCCAATGCCTGTAAAGCGAAAATATTACGAGGAACTATCAAGAATATATGTTATACAGAGGTAACCGTCAGACTGCAATCTCCTCAAAAAAATACTTGTATCTTCCCGGAAAACCAAAAATGGGTGATAGAACACGACTTTTGGGAATCTTCCTATACCTCGATTTATCAAGCCCTATTCGCCTTTTTATCGGCAGATAAAAAAAGAAAAGAGTTATTATTGAATTTATGTTTGCCGACAAAAGATTCTACAAAAAAACTAAATGGAAACTACAACACCGAAAATGTATTTCTCAACGATGTAATATTGAAAGCCAAACAAGCCAATGACTACTTTTTGCTAATAGGACCTCCCGGTACAGGAAAAACATCGTATGCTTTGGTTGCAATGGTGAAAGAAGCCCTCTCCGAATCGTCTTCGATACTACTGTCGGCTTATACCAACCGGGCAGTAGATGAAATCTGTGACAAGATGGATAAACACAAGATCCAATATATCAGAATCGGTTCGGAATTATCTTGTGACGAACGTTTTAGAAAAAATCTGTTGGATGAGAAAATACGATTAAATCCGAATGCGGATATTGTTCGCAAAGTAATTCAGGAGACCCGGGTGTTCGTAGGAACGATAACCAGCATATCGGGAAAACTCAACTTATTCGGCATCAAACATTTCGATCTGGCTATTATCGATGAAGCATCTCAAATTCTCGAACCGAATTTACTCGGAATACTATGTGCCAGACATAAGAATCAAACAGCCATAGATAAATTTATCTTCATCGGAGACCACAAACAACTGCCCGCTGTGGTTCAACAATCCGAAAGAGAGTCTATCGTATCAGAACCAGAATTGATAAAGATAGGAATGAGCGATTGTCGTAATTCTCTATTCGAACGGCTGATTAACATACAAAAGAAAAACGGTTCGGAAGATTTCATACACATGTTGTTTAAACAAGGGCGCATGCATCCGGAAATTTCATCTTTCTCAAATGAAATTTTCTATGAAAAAAAGTTGAAACCCATTCCTTTAAAACATCAATTAGAAATACTTCATTGTCCTTCTTACGACAAATCTGACGGCTTACAAAATCTTATCGCCTCTCACCGATTGGCATTTATCGTATCAAAAGGAGACAAGAACCCCATATCCGATAAAACAAACAAAGATGAAGCCATACGTATATCGGCTTTATTAAAAACAATTTATACAATAAACAAAAATAATTTCAACCCTCAAACCGTAGGGGTAATCGTTCCTTATCGCAATCAGATCGCTCTGATACGAAAAGAAATAAAACAACTAAATATCCCAGCATTGTCGGATATCACGATCGACACAGTAGAACGGTATCAAGGCAGCGAACGAGATTTTATTATTTACGGATTTACCGTACAAAAAATTTACCAGCTCGAATTTCTCACCGGAAATGTATTCAAAGATAATGGTCAGACTATAGACAGGAAGTTGAATGTCGTATTGACCCGTGCCCGTAAACAGTTGTTCTTGATAGGCAATCCGCAAATACTCTCATACAATATCATTTTTCAAAAACTCATTAAGTTTATCGACAACAGACAAGGGGTATGCGACATACCTATCGAATATTTCATACAAGGCAAATTCTCTTGCTCTCCAGCAGATAAAACATCTGTGCCCGATTCAAGACAAAAACTTAACGTTTAA
- the tpx gene encoding thiol peroxidase, whose protein sequence is MAQIKFKGNPVSTNGELPKVGSKAPCFSLVKSDLSELSCCDLKGKRLVLNIFPSLDTSVCATSVRKFNKLAADMDNTLVIAISKDLPFAQSRFCTTEGIENVIPASAFRASDFSQQYGIEMVDGPLAGLLARAVVVIDENFNVIYKELVPEITQEPNYDAVIAALKK, encoded by the coding sequence ATGGCTCAAATAAAATTTAAAGGGAATCCCGTTTCTACCAACGGAGAATTACCCAAAGTAGGAAGTAAAGCACCTTGCTTCAGTTTGGTAAAATCAGATTTAAGTGAATTAAGTTGTTGCGACTTGAAAGGGAAACGACTGGTTCTTAATATTTTCCCAAGTCTGGATACGAGCGTTTGTGCAACATCGGTTCGCAAATTCAATAAACTTGCAGCCGATATGGATAATACGCTTGTAATAGCAATATCTAAAGACCTGCCTTTTGCTCAAAGCCGGTTCTGCACGACAGAAGGGATAGAAAACGTGATCCCGGCTTCGGCATTCAGAGCCTCGGATTTTTCTCAACAATATGGCATAGAAATGGTAGACGGACCGTTAGCCGGACTATTAGCCCGGGCGGTAGTAGTAATAGACGAAAACTTCAATGTCATATACAAAGAACTCGTACCGGAAATTACTCAAGAACCGAATTATGATGCTGTCATAGCAGCTCTAAAAAAATAA
- a CDS encoding peroxiredoxin family protein yields the protein MIKKITCLIGISFYFITVFSETNQVSQIISRLNQIEHYRGEALFRVTLPMTDEEVEYKLSLQYQKNPADTLYGYSYFIDLTSESNPAINGDFIYYDSGNYYNFSNHRLREYHAEEDPAPFYDKMNNKSELPGIHRSGLFIEEFPMEIASRLQKSLNNPENRIQTYSDTLINNRKCNALYIDEYINGETIRSSVYIFDSESGTPIFKEIENNPGHLGSQTVTVKYISSDIKTPFPNNFFSEENFIKQKGNIIAPFRSNYFKAQNLAGKTAPNFSLPLLNNEKRFDLSEYEDRTLILAFVDTTSSFCKKTLDCAKYFSDNKSLLWITLLSEKNSDDLIKYQEENVLPGIVICDAQNIAAQYGIANYPTLFVISPEKRIIGVQIGYDPDMVQNLQQILETNIKD from the coding sequence ATGATAAAGAAAATAACCTGTCTTATTGGCATCAGTTTTTATTTTATAACCGTTTTTTCCGAAACGAATCAAGTCTCACAAATCATTTCCCGTTTAAACCAAATAGAACATTACCGGGGAGAAGCCTTATTCCGCGTTACATTACCGATGACCGATGAAGAGGTAGAATACAAACTCTCTCTTCAATATCAGAAAAACCCGGCAGATACCTTATACGGATATTCTTATTTCATAGATCTCACATCAGAAAGCAATCCGGCAATAAACGGAGATTTCATCTATTACGACTCCGGAAACTATTACAATTTCAGCAATCACAGATTGCGAGAATATCATGCGGAAGAAGATCCTGCACCTTTCTATGATAAAATGAACAATAAAAGCGAATTGCCGGGAATACATCGTTCAGGATTATTTATAGAAGAATTTCCTATGGAAATAGCATCTCGATTGCAAAAAAGTCTCAACAATCCGGAAAACCGCATTCAAACATACTCCGATACATTGATAAATAATCGTAAATGCAATGCTTTGTATATAGACGAGTATATCAACGGGGAAACAATTCGATCATCGGTCTACATATTCGATTCTGAGTCTGGCACTCCGATATTTAAGGAAATAGAAAATAATCCCGGACATTTAGGATCTCAAACAGTCACCGTCAAATACATATCATCAGATATAAAAACACCTTTTCCGAACAATTTTTTTTCAGAAGAGAATTTCATAAAACAGAAAGGCAATATTATCGCACCGTTCCGAAGCAACTATTTTAAAGCCCAAAACCTGGCAGGTAAAACTGCTCCCAACTTTTCGCTCCCACTGCTGAATAATGAGAAAAGATTCGATTTGTCGGAATATGAAGACCGAACTCTGATACTTGCATTTGTCGATACTACAAGTAGTTTCTGCAAAAAGACATTGGATTGCGCAAAATATTTCTCTGATAATAAAAGCCTCCTATGGATTACTTTATTATCTGAAAAAAATTCGGATGATCTGATAAAATATCAAGAAGAAAACGTACTGCCCGGAATCGTTATTTGTGATGCTCAAAATATAGCAGCCCAATACGGTATAGCAAACTATCCTACTCTATTCGTCATCTCTCCCGAAAAAAGAATTATTGGGGTACAAATAGGATATGATCCTGATATGGTCCAAAATTTACAACAAATATTAGAAACAAATATAAAAGATTAA